A genomic segment from Papaver somniferum cultivar HN1 unplaced genomic scaffold, ASM357369v1 unplaced-scaffold_3, whole genome shotgun sequence encodes:
- the LOC113341570 gene encoding peptidyl-prolyl cis-trans isomerase G-like, translated as MKKNKKETPTTKEKQTPREGGKVNQSRSKKAQGQQAEESVEMKNSHSKLKESREEEEMAQLKEELYQDRRRKEDLARKRIRLERKNEKLIIRNNHLKRKQGESNMQEERYAVGEARTKERHYVKNREGLGRGEQKEREDLKKAIESSRREFREREYRMQQSIEVTQGRNNIPKERRESGLQMVKKCSRNEPCKPEIAALFSLRQEENESL; from the coding sequence atgaaaaagaataaaaaggaaaCTCCCACAACAAAGGAGAAACAAACTCCACGAGAAGGAGGGAAGGTGAACCAGTCAAGAAGCAAAAAGGCACAGGGACAACAGGCAGAGGAAAGCGTTGAAATGAAAAATTCACATAGTAAATTGAAAGAAAGTCGCGAAGAGGAGGAGATGGCCCAGTTAAAGGAGGAACTTTACCAGGATAGGAGAAGGAAAGAGGATCTGGCCAGGAAACGAATAAGGTTAGAAAGGAAAAACGAAAAGCTaattatcagaaataatcatttgaaaaggAAGCAAGGAGAGAGTAATATGCAGGAGGAGAGATATGCTGTGGGAGAAGCAcgaactaaagaaagacattatgtgaAAAACCGAGAAGGCCTGGGGCGAGGTGAGCAAAAGGAgcgagaagatttgaagaaggccATAGAAAGCAGCAGAAGAGAATTCAGAGAAAGGGAATATCGAATGCAACAATCAATAGAAGTTACTCAAGGAAGAAACAATATCCCCAAGGAAAGAAGAGAAAGTGGTTTGCAAATGGTAAAAAAATGCTCAAGGAATGAACCGTGCAAGCCAGAGATAGCAGCTTTATTCTCATTAAGGCAGGAAGAGAATGAGAGCTTGTGA